The nucleotide sequence CTGCCACAATAGAGATTCTGCGATGGAAATAACCAATGATGCCTTTCTAAAGGTCTTTCAAAATATAAAAAATTTTGATACAAGCCAACCTTTTAGACCTTGGCTAAGAAAAATAGTTGTTTTTACAGCTATAGATGAGTATAGAAAAAATAAAAAACATAAAGAACACGTAACAGAAAATATTCTTTATATAAATGAATCTGTAAATCCCGATATATTTTCACAGCTCGCCGAAGAAGATATAATGGATTGTGTTCAAAAATTACCCCATAGTTATAGAACGGTATTTGTTTTATATGCAGTAGAGGGCTATAAACACAATGAAATTGCGGATATGCTTCAAATAAGCGAGGGAACCTCTAAATCTAATTTATCTGCGGCAAGAGGAAAACTTATGCACTTACTTTCAGAAAAAACAAAAAAAAAAATAACACATAATGGAAAATAACAAAATAGACGACATTATAAAAGAGAAATTACTTCAATACGAAGATACCACACCTGTAGAATCAGGATGGGAACAATTTGCTTTGCGAGCTAATGCATCAAAACTCTTTATGAGTAAAAAAATGTTCATCGCTTCTATTGCTGCGAATGCGCTTCTTCTCATTTCTGTAGGAGTACTTACCTATCAATACTTCTCTCTCCAAAATGAAAATCAAATATTAGCCGCAGAAGACAAGAAATTATTGCAAACAGATGCTCCTCATTCCATAACAACACAAAAACCTATTATGGAAACAAATAATCCTATAACACATGCGGAAACACAAATTTCACAACATAATAACACAGATGTGCAGAAAAATCCCATTCCCATAAGGTACTCCTCTCCCCAAGAAAAAAATATTATCCCCAAAAACACTCTCCAAAATAACCAACCCAACCCATATACTGCCGAAGAAAACAGAAAAGAAGAAAAAAAAATAGAAGAAATATCTATTGAAAAACCACAAAATAATAAAGACAGAACATTAGATTTGATACCCCATAAACCATTTACAGTAGAAACAACGCCTCTCTATCAAATACATATTATCACACAAAAAAATATTCCTCTTCCTAAAAAGATAGAACAAAAGGAGAATAAAAAATATTCCTTGCAAGACTTTAAGGATCTATTCGTGGTCCGAAAACAAAATTTTGCAAGAGGAGTAACCCACGAGTTTGGATTATCAGCGGTGGCAAATGGTAGCATAACCAATGACGATGGAAGTGGTCTAGGAGGAGGGGCGGGAATAAAATATATGATGTGGTTTCATCCTTTTATGTTCTTGAACACAGAAATTCTTTAT is from Chitinophagaceae bacterium and encodes:
- a CDS encoding RNA polymerase sigma factor, translating into MYELFFNYAMSIAMRYCHNRDSAMEITNDAFLKVFQNIKNFDTSQPFRPWLRKIVVFTAIDEYRKNKKHKEHVTENILYINESVNPDIFSQLAEEDIMDCVQKLPHSYRTVFVLYAVEGYKHNEIADMLQISEGTSKSNLSAARGKLMHLLSEKTKKKITHNGK